Proteins from a genomic interval of Marinifilum sp. JC120:
- a CDS encoding flagellar synthesis regulator FleN, giving the protein MNSNLPMVFSVTSGKGGVGKTNISVNLAYNLSRMGKKVLLLDADLGLANVDVLLGIAPKYNLFHLFHDGTGIREVIYKTDYGFDILPASSGISDMVSLSTGQKLDLLEAMDHLEEEIDYLIVDTGAGINDNVLYFNLAVQERLLVLTPEPTSLTDAYALIKVMKLQHGVDKFKVLVNMAPDMKEAKEVFKKLYMACDHFLSGVSLDLVGVIPRDLNMRQAVIKQTPLCKIAPSSPACAQIAEAAKKITKWKATSELDGNIKFFWKKLLFQEQSVA; this is encoded by the coding sequence ATGAATTCCAATCTTCCCATGGTATTTTCAGTAACCTCCGGTAAGGGGGGCGTAGGCAAGACAAACATTTCCGTTAACTTGGCCTACAACTTAAGCCGCATGGGCAAGAAAGTCTTACTGCTGGATGCCGACCTTGGCCTGGCCAATGTTGACGTTCTGCTGGGAATTGCTCCCAAATACAACCTGTTCCATCTCTTCCATGACGGAACAGGAATCCGGGAAGTAATTTACAAGACTGATTATGGATTCGACATTCTCCCTGCTTCTTCCGGCATAAGTGATATGGTGTCCCTGTCAACAGGCCAGAAACTTGACCTACTGGAAGCTATGGACCACCTTGAAGAAGAAATTGATTACCTTATTGTTGATACCGGTGCCGGAATCAACGACAACGTTCTCTACTTCAACCTTGCCGTTCAGGAACGACTTCTGGTACTGACCCCGGAACCAACTTCCCTGACCGATGCATATGCCCTTATCAAGGTCATGAAATTGCAACACGGGGTTGACAAATTCAAAGTTCTGGTAAACATGGCACCTGACATGAAAGAAGCCAAGGAAGTGTTCAAGAAGCTGTATATGGCCTGCGACCATTTCCTGAGTGGAGTTTCACTGGACCTGGTGGGAGTCATCCCCCGCGATCTCAACATGCGGCAGGCTGTTATCAAACAGACACCGTTGTGCAAGATTGCCCCCTCAAGCCCGGCTTGTGCCCAGATTGCTGAAGCTGCTAAAAAAATAACTAAATGGAAAGCGACATCCGAGCTAGATGGTAATATCAAGTTCTTCTGGAAAAAACTTCTCTTCCAAGAACAGTCCGTGGCTTAA
- a CDS encoding FliA/WhiG family RNA polymerase sigma factor, which yields MVISSSSGKNFSSKNSPWLNLESGTTDWEDFSPSDQEAIVRHYSPKIRIIALRMKSKLPQNVELGELISAGSLGLVESLGKFRPELKIKFETYAENRIKGAMLDELRRMDWFSRGLRQKVKTIESSIRDIEHETGEKPTSAQIEKATGFSAKEVQQGLEALQNQLCVNLDAFNDNIPSNKDSEINDEPFQSAVFQETVDKVADLIDNLTPREKLVLSLYYGEELNMKETSEVMDITEGRVSQLHSQALKKLRKMFHDKYHTEP from the coding sequence ATGGTAATATCAAGTTCTTCTGGAAAAAACTTCTCTTCCAAGAACAGTCCGTGGCTTAACTTAGAGTCCGGAACTACTGATTGGGAAGATTTTTCGCCCTCAGATCAAGAGGCGATAGTACGGCATTACTCACCCAAAATCCGTATAATCGCGCTCCGCATGAAATCCAAGCTCCCGCAAAACGTGGAGTTGGGAGAACTTATCAGTGCCGGAAGTCTCGGGCTGGTTGAGTCGCTTGGAAAATTTCGTCCTGAGCTGAAAATCAAGTTCGAAACCTACGCTGAGAACCGCATCAAAGGTGCCATGCTCGACGAACTCCGGCGCATGGATTGGTTTTCACGCGGGCTGCGCCAGAAAGTTAAGACGATAGAAAGCAGCATCCGAGATATCGAACACGAAACAGGTGAAAAACCGACCAGCGCCCAGATTGAAAAAGCAACCGGTTTTTCAGCTAAAGAAGTCCAGCAAGGACTTGAAGCTCTTCAGAATCAACTCTGTGTAAACCTTGACGCTTTTAACGACAATATTCCAAGCAACAAAGATTCCGAAATTAATGACGAACCTTTCCAGTCTGCTGTTTTTCAAGAAACAGTGGACAAGGTAGCTGATCTGATTGATAATTTGACGCCGAGAGAAAAACTGGTATTATCACTGTACTACGGGGAGGAACTCAATATGAAAGAAACCTCCGAAGTTATGGATATTACTGAAGGCAGGGTATCCCAGCTGCATTCTCAGGCTTTAAAAAAATTGAGAAAAATGTTCCACGATAAATATCATACGGAACCTTAA
- a CDS encoding response regulator, with the protein MAIDYSMKVLVVDDFATMRRIIKNILRQIGFTNIVEADDGTTAWETLNKDDSIEFIVSDWNMPQMTGIELLRKVRASEEFADLPFLMVTAEAQQENIIEAVQAKVSNYIVKPFTPDTLGQKINKIFE; encoded by the coding sequence ATGGCGATTGATTACTCTATGAAAGTTCTTGTTGTGGATGACTTCGCAACCATGCGTCGTATTATCAAAAACATCCTCCGCCAGATCGGCTTCACAAATATTGTGGAAGCTGACGACGGAACAACAGCATGGGAAACCCTGAATAAGGATGACAGTATCGAATTCATCGTATCCGACTGGAACATGCCCCAGATGACCGGCATTGAACTGCTGCGCAAAGTAAGAGCAAGTGAAGAATTCGCCGACCTCCCTTTCCTGATGGTTACTGCGGAAGCACAGCAGGAAAACATCATTGAGGCTGTTCAGGCCAAGGTTTCCAACTACATTGTCAAACCTTTCACCCCTGACACCCTCGGCCAGAAAATTAATAAAATTTTTGAATAA
- a CDS encoding methyl-accepting chemotaxis protein, with the protein MLRSISTRISYIVAAVVIASTLVTLVFTSSTVEEDMTDAQGRTARNTIRMGMLYLQEGYQSLDRYRKHAFDDRRQSIKDSMTIFMSQMDSYYELYKSGQLSEKEAKEAAYKLARNTRYFNNDYFFIYTDKLEALAHPDRTLEGRDLSKLSDKNGYAFGPDMIRKATREGGGYVKLLWTRLGEDEPISKILYVKEFSKWNWIIGTGAYVDDIEASVERQKQDLIHDMRKGFSQIRLAETGRLFIFDNEKKILVPPRGAGPEFAKALNLNTGKTLIHDLKEIGKLGEWRLDYKIRRQDGEIVGRQSYVHYFAPLGWFVASTVPMHEIYAPVKDLIVKQGAISFIILLLTIGVIYYVIRRICLPIRSVSKVAFHVSKGDLREAKRVFAMATDKGHLKKVVDSFETGKEKRFDEVDHLVKSIHTMLLTLNSLVSQVQVSGDQVTGSALKLGTAINQLEAAVENQAAATQELGSSSREISATSQELARTMNESTTVAVSTGELATQGVQDLSEMGVTMDAMRDASGGIFSKLSVINSKAANISSVVTSISKISEQINLLSLNAAIEAEKAGEFGQGFSVVAREIRKLADQTAMSTLDIEKIVAEMLSAVSAGVMEMDKFRKQVETGVSNVALLGDGISGVVTQVQTLTPRFESVNEGMQNQSEGAEQISKAMIQLSETSIQTKDALTEFVSITEQLSSSVSSLEEEVAAFQVDQD; encoded by the coding sequence ATGTTACGGTCAATCAGTACTAGAATTTCATATATAGTTGCAGCTGTTGTCATTGCTTCCACTTTGGTTACTTTGGTGTTCACAAGTTCCACGGTTGAAGAAGATATGACAGATGCGCAGGGCCGTACTGCTCGTAATACCATCAGGATGGGTATGCTCTATTTGCAAGAAGGGTATCAGTCCCTTGACCGTTACCGGAAGCATGCTTTTGATGACCGCAGGCAATCCATAAAGGATTCCATGACTATTTTCATGTCTCAGATGGATAGTTATTACGAATTGTATAAGTCCGGTCAGCTCAGCGAAAAGGAAGCCAAGGAAGCCGCATATAAGTTGGCCCGTAATACCAGATATTTCAACAACGATTACTTTTTCATTTATACTGACAAACTTGAGGCTCTGGCTCACCCTGACCGAACCCTTGAAGGTCGTGACCTATCCAAATTGTCTGATAAAAACGGCTATGCATTTGGGCCGGACATGATCCGAAAGGCCACACGTGAAGGTGGCGGATATGTAAAACTGCTCTGGACACGGCTGGGTGAGGATGAACCGATTTCCAAGATCCTTTATGTAAAGGAATTTTCAAAGTGGAACTGGATAATCGGAACCGGGGCGTATGTTGATGATATTGAGGCTTCTGTGGAGCGCCAAAAGCAGGATTTGATCCATGATATGCGCAAGGGTTTTTCCCAGATTCGTCTGGCTGAAACAGGTCGTTTGTTTATTTTTGATAATGAAAAGAAGATACTGGTTCCGCCAAGGGGAGCCGGACCTGAATTTGCCAAGGCTTTGAATTTGAATACCGGTAAGACTTTAATCCACGATCTGAAAGAGATCGGTAAATTGGGTGAATGGCGTCTGGATTATAAGATTCGCCGTCAGGACGGCGAAATTGTCGGAAGGCAGTCCTACGTGCATTATTTTGCCCCTCTTGGCTGGTTTGTTGCTTCGACTGTGCCTATGCATGAAATTTATGCTCCGGTTAAGGATTTGATAGTGAAACAGGGGGCGATCAGTTTTATCATTCTGCTGCTGACTATCGGGGTTATTTATTATGTAATTCGAAGAATTTGTTTGCCAATTCGCAGCGTTTCCAAAGTGGCCTTCCATGTTTCCAAGGGTGATCTGCGTGAGGCCAAAAGGGTCTTTGCTATGGCTACGGATAAGGGGCATTTGAAGAAAGTTGTTGATTCTTTTGAAACTGGCAAGGAAAAGCGATTTGACGAAGTCGATCATCTTGTAAAATCTATTCACACTATGCTGCTGACGCTGAATTCGCTGGTCAGTCAGGTTCAGGTCTCCGGGGATCAAGTTACCGGTTCGGCCTTGAAGCTTGGTACCGCCATTAATCAACTTGAAGCCGCTGTGGAGAATCAGGCCGCGGCAACTCAGGAGCTTGGCAGTTCTTCTCGCGAAATCTCAGCAACTTCGCAGGAACTTGCGAGAACTATGAATGAATCAACCACTGTCGCTGTTTCTACCGGGGAATTGGCCACTCAAGGAGTTCAAGACCTCAGTGAAATGGGCGTAACCATGGATGCCATGCGTGATGCTTCCGGTGGTATTTTCTCAAAGCTTTCAGTTATTAATTCCAAGGCTGCCAACATCAGTTCTGTGGTGACATCTATTTCAAAGATTTCGGAGCAGATCAATTTGCTTTCCCTAAATGCAGCAATCGAAGCTGAAAAGGCTGGAGAGTTCGGGCAGGGTTTTTCTGTTGTAGCCCGTGAAATACGTAAACTTGCTGATCAGACCGCTATGTCCACCCTTGATATTGAGAAGATAGTGGCTGAGATGCTTTCCGCAGTTTCCGCCGGGGTTATGGAAATGGATAAGTTCCGCAAGCAGGTTGAGACCGGGGTCAGCAATGTGGCTCTACTTGGAGATGGTATTTCAGGTGTGGTGACTCAGGTTCAGACTTTAACTCCGCGTTTTGAGTCCGTAAACGAGGGCATGCAGAACCAGAGTGAAGGGGCGGAGCAGATCAGTAAGGCCATGATTCAGCTCAGCGAAACCTCCATTCAGACCAAGGATGCTCTCACTGAATTTGTTTCTATTACGGAGCAGCTTTCAAGTTCAGTTTCCAGTCTTGAAGAGGAAGTTGCGGCTTTTCAGGTTGATCAAGATTAG
- a CDS encoding UDP-3-O-acyl-N-acetylglucosamine deacetylase, translated as MLQTTIQNTVRCKGIGLHSGKQVEIVLRPAVEDTGILFSLHTGSGSSFITPNPNLVVATGLATTLGNGQDSVSTVEHLLAAVRGMGIDNIHVEVRGNELPIMDGSAGPFVYLLRQAGVRELLKSRKVLAVTKSINFEQDGKYVRAFPHDGFAVDYTIDFEHPQIGTQTLSLEITPDVFMDELAKARTFGFLKEVEYLHANGLALGGSLDNAVVLDDYGILNEDGLRFADEFVRHKMLDFIGDMAVLEMPLQGRFEVYASGHALNNSFLRYLHENAVDYLEERALEPAVGKVEEKAYNPVAPEAVPAPA; from the coding sequence ATGCTACAAACAACTATTCAGAATACAGTAAGATGCAAGGGTATCGGCCTTCACAGCGGTAAGCAGGTGGAAATCGTGCTCAGGCCTGCTGTTGAAGATACCGGAATCCTTTTTTCTCTTCATACCGGTTCCGGAAGTTCTTTTATTACTCCCAATCCTAATTTAGTTGTAGCCACCGGACTTGCCACTACCCTCGGTAACGGGCAGGATTCTGTATCCACTGTTGAGCATTTGCTCGCCGCTGTTCGCGGAATGGGCATTGATAATATTCATGTTGAAGTAAGAGGTAACGAGCTGCCCATTATGGATGGCAGTGCCGGACCTTTTGTATATTTGCTCCGTCAGGCTGGCGTGCGTGAACTTTTGAAGTCCCGCAAAGTTCTGGCTGTGACCAAGTCCATCAATTTTGAGCAGGACGGCAAGTATGTCAGGGCTTTTCCTCATGACGGATTCGCCGTTGATTACACTATTGATTTTGAGCATCCCCAGATTGGTACACAAACCCTCTCTCTTGAAATTACTCCTGATGTCTTTATGGATGAACTGGCAAAAGCCAGAACTTTCGGCTTTCTGAAGGAAGTTGAGTATCTGCATGCAAACGGTCTCGCATTGGGCGGGTCTCTTGATAATGCTGTGGTTCTTGATGACTACGGCATCCTCAATGAAGACGGACTTCGTTTTGCTGATGAGTTCGTAAGGCACAAGATGCTCGATTTCATCGGCGATATGGCGGTTCTTGAAATGCCGTTGCAGGGCCGTTTTGAAGTATATGCTTCCGGTCATGCTCTGAACAATTCTTTCTTGAGATATTTGCACGAGAATGCGGTTGATTATTTGGAAGAACGCGCACTCGAACCTGCTGTTGGCAAGGTTGAGGAGAAGGCTTACAATCCGGTTGCTCCGGAAGCTGTTCCTGCACCTGCTTAG